One Halovivax ruber XH-70 genomic region harbors:
- a CDS encoding universal stress protein — translation MNVLLGLGGTDESIQALEATIDRASAVGDELVVAILDKADAPRSPAEMRSETAATLEAAGFDADIRELEGDPGPALVELAEREGFDHVVIGGGTETPMGKIRLGPITEFVLLNASMPVTLIR, via the coding sequence ATGAACGTGTTGCTGGGCCTCGGCGGGACCGACGAATCGATCCAGGCCCTGGAGGCCACCATCGACCGCGCCAGCGCGGTCGGTGACGAGCTGGTCGTGGCTATCCTGGACAAAGCCGACGCCCCGCGGTCGCCGGCGGAGATGCGGTCGGAGACGGCAGCGACCCTCGAAGCGGCCGGGTTCGACGCGGATATCCGCGAACTCGAGGGCGATCCCGGCCCGGCGCTGGTCGAGCTCGCCGAACGGGAGGGGTTCGACCACGTCGTCATCGGCGGCGGCACCGAGACGCCGATGGGCAAGATCCGCCTCGGCCCGATCACGGAGTTCGTCCTGTTGAACGCCTCGATGCCGGTCACCCTCATCCGATGA
- a CDS encoding GNAT family N-acetyltransferase, translating into MNVERSRRYPDEPAGPFPTPPATHTDAEGRDLAIERVATDGAVHDSLTRMYDRFNPADRAQGIPPTGEAQIRDWLDPLIDTGVNVAVRPLEPTASATAGQTTPDASTPDAATDADRNDDADADATSADTGSIEYVGHAVLVPDTDESGALDDPGRYEWELAIFVLQEYQGAGVGTALLEHLLGEATAVGIEHVWLTVERWNSPAISLYESTGFESVGTERFDIEMSIQLDPA; encoded by the coding sequence ATGAACGTAGAACGCTCGCGACGGTACCCGGACGAACCCGCCGGGCCGTTTCCGACCCCGCCCGCGACGCACACCGACGCCGAGGGCCGCGACCTCGCGATCGAACGGGTGGCCACCGATGGGGCGGTCCACGACTCGCTCACGCGAATGTACGATCGCTTCAACCCGGCCGATCGGGCCCAGGGCATCCCGCCGACCGGCGAGGCACAGATCCGCGACTGGCTCGACCCACTGATCGACACCGGTGTCAACGTCGCGGTTCGGCCGCTGGAGCCGACCGCCTCGGCCACAGCCGGCCAAACGACACCGGACGCGTCCACGCCCGACGCTGCTACCGACGCCGACCGGAACGACGACGCGGACGCAGACGCCACCAGCGCCGACACCGGGTCGATCGAGTACGTCGGTCACGCCGTCCTCGTCCCCGACACCGACGAGTCGGGCGCACTCGACGACCCGGGTCGCTACGAGTGGGAACTCGCGATCTTCGTCTTACAGGAGTATCAGGGAGCGGGCGTCGGGACCGCGCTGCTCGAACACCTCCTCGGTGAAGCGACCGCAGTCGGGATCGAACACGTCTGGCTCACCGTCGAACGCTGGAACAGCCCGGCGATCTCGCTGTACGAATCGACCGGGTTCGAATCCGTTGGCACGGAACGATTCGACATCGAGATGTCGATCCAGCTCGATCCGGCCTGA